From the genome of Actinacidiphila yeochonensis CN732, one region includes:
- a CDS encoding peptidoglycan recognition protein family protein: MRPLPRSTQVAAVLSLVFLASCSTPQHHAQVPPRVRPFLHVAQLRPAVVSRTAWHAEPRAVSGPPLYDTEVKAVFIHHTDNPNDYDCRRDVPAMLRGIEESHVALGWDDLGYNFVVDRCGTIYEGRAGGVDAAVRGAHTEGFNVESVGIAALGNFGPGQKVPRPMLESIAAIAAWKLAPGVDPNGEVRLVSTDSRSRFAKGTAAELHAISGHRDAYQTDCPGDALYDQLPWIRRTAAALRRKATYAPRPQPRSTSEAVPRSSRWAPLG, translated from the coding sequence ATGCGGCCGCTTCCCCGATCCACCCAGGTCGCGGCCGTACTGTCACTGGTGTTCCTGGCCTCCTGCTCCACGCCGCAGCACCACGCGCAGGTACCGCCGCGGGTCCGCCCGTTCCTCCACGTGGCGCAGCTCCGCCCGGCCGTCGTCAGCCGGACGGCGTGGCACGCCGAACCCCGCGCGGTGTCCGGGCCGCCGCTCTACGACACCGAGGTCAAAGCGGTCTTCATCCACCACACGGACAACCCGAACGACTACGACTGCCGCCGGGACGTCCCGGCGATGCTGCGCGGCATCGAGGAGAGCCACGTCGCCCTCGGCTGGGACGACCTCGGCTACAACTTCGTCGTCGACCGCTGCGGCACCATCTACGAGGGCCGGGCCGGCGGCGTCGACGCGGCGGTGCGCGGCGCGCACACCGAGGGCTTCAACGTGGAGAGCGTCGGCATAGCGGCCCTGGGCAACTTCGGGCCCGGCCAGAAGGTCCCCCGGCCCATGCTGGAGTCCATCGCGGCCATAGCCGCCTGGAAGCTCGCCCCCGGCGTCGACCCGAACGGCGAGGTGCGGCTGGTCTCCACCGACAGCCGCAGCCGCTTCGCCAAGGGCACCGCCGCCGAGCTGCACGCCATCTCCGGCCACCGCGACGCCTACCAGACAGACTGCCCCGGCGACGCCCTCTACGACCAGCTCCCGTGGATACGGCGCACCGCGGCGGCGCTCCGCCGGAAGGCGACGTACGCGCCGCGCCCCCAGCCCCGGAGCACGTCCGAGGCCGTGCCCAGGAGCAGCCGGTGGGCCCCGCTGGGGTGA
- a CDS encoding SDR family NAD(P)-dependent oxidoreductase — translation MPSVFLVSGASRGLGREIVRAAARAGHQVVAGVRSPKALDEVVAEYGDQVAVVPLDVTDQVQVRAAVRTAVDRFGRLDVLVNNAGYANVAPVEDVDFDDFRAQIDTNLLGVVRLTQAALPVLREQGSGHIVQVSSVGGRLATPGLSAYQSAKWAVGGFSSVLAREVGPLGVKVTVLEPGGMATDWAGSSMRIADIRPEYEATVGRMAAMHDSGAATSASDPAKVARLVLDVAAMEEPPLRLLVGPDAYAYATAAGRELLAEDERWAELSRSTAFDDATPEQLDPLGRGDH, via the coding sequence ATGCCTTCCGTCTTCCTCGTCAGCGGCGCCTCCCGGGGCCTGGGCCGCGAGATCGTCCGCGCCGCCGCGCGTGCCGGGCACCAGGTGGTGGCGGGTGTGCGGTCCCCCAAGGCGCTGGACGAGGTGGTGGCCGAGTACGGCGACCAGGTCGCCGTCGTCCCGCTCGACGTGACCGACCAGGTCCAGGTCCGGGCCGCCGTCCGCACCGCCGTGGACCGCTTCGGCCGCCTCGACGTGCTGGTCAACAACGCCGGGTACGCCAATGTGGCCCCCGTGGAGGACGTCGACTTCGACGACTTCCGCGCCCAGATCGACACCAACCTCCTCGGCGTGGTGCGGCTCACCCAGGCCGCGCTGCCGGTGCTGCGCGAGCAGGGTTCCGGTCACATCGTGCAGGTCTCCTCGGTCGGCGGCCGGCTGGCCACGCCGGGGCTGTCCGCCTACCAGTCGGCCAAGTGGGCCGTCGGCGGCTTCTCCTCGGTGCTGGCGCGGGAGGTCGGGCCGCTGGGCGTCAAGGTCACCGTGCTGGAGCCGGGCGGCATGGCCACGGACTGGGCCGGCTCCTCGATGCGGATCGCCGACATCCGGCCGGAGTACGAGGCGACCGTCGGCCGGATGGCCGCGATGCACGACTCCGGCGCGGCCACCTCCGCCAGCGACCCGGCGAAGGTGGCCCGGCTGGTGCTGGACGTGGCGGCCATGGAGGAGCCGCCGCTGCGGCTGCTCGTGGGCCCCGACGCCTACGCCTACGCCACCGCCGCCGGGCGGGAACTGCTCGCCGAGGACGAGCGGTGGGCCGAACTCAGCCGGTCCACCGCGTTCGACGACGCGACCCCGGAGCAGCTGGACCCGCTGGGGCGCGGCGACCACTGA
- a CDS encoding TetR family transcriptional regulator yields MSPASATSPTGRDAEATRRRLLAAATEEFAAYGIAGARVDRIATAARSNKAQIYHYFGSKDGLFDAVFDAMCRETLDAVPIDPDDLPEYAGRLHDSYRARPWVQRLATWYRLERAGSGEQLAVVRDSYAAKIEAVAAAQRAGRLTDRFEAAELLGLVLHLSGFWSTQTPELDARLDTVNDAHRRLLVVDAVAALIA; encoded by the coding sequence ATGAGCCCTGCCTCCGCCACCTCCCCCACCGGCCGCGACGCCGAAGCCACCCGCCGCAGGCTGCTGGCCGCCGCGACGGAGGAGTTCGCCGCGTACGGCATCGCGGGGGCGCGGGTGGACCGCATCGCGACGGCGGCGCGGAGCAACAAGGCGCAGATCTACCACTACTTCGGCAGCAAGGACGGGCTGTTCGACGCCGTCTTCGACGCCATGTGCCGGGAGACCCTGGACGCCGTGCCGATCGACCCCGACGACCTGCCCGAGTACGCCGGCCGCCTCCACGACTCCTACCGCGCCCGGCCCTGGGTGCAGCGGCTGGCCACCTGGTACCGGCTGGAGCGGGCCGGCTCAGGCGAGCAGCTGGCGGTGGTGCGGGACAGCTACGCGGCCAAGATCGAGGCGGTCGCCGCCGCCCAGCGCGCCGGCCGGCTCACCGACCGCTTCGAGGCGGCGGAGCTGCTCGGCCTGGTCCTGCACCTGTCCGGCTTCTGGAGCACCCAGACCCCCGAGCTGGACGCCCGCCTCGACACCGTCAACGACGCGCACCGCCGCCTGCTGGTGGTGGACGCGGTGGCCGCGCTCATCGCCTGA
- a CDS encoding FAD-binding and (Fe-S)-binding domain-containing protein: MDTSVRRRAEYSSDASNYRVVPAAVVFPRDAAEAEAVLDVCRRTGVPLTPRGAGTSIAGNAVGAGVVMDFSRHMGRVLAVDPEARTAVAEPGAVLDAVSAAAAPYGLRFGPDPSTHARATVGGALGNNACGARALAYGRAADNVVELDVLAGTGSRLTAARGALDGPGGPGGTDGPLGALAGLVRDRLALVRTEFGRFPRQVSGYSLEHLLPENGADPARFLVGTEGTLAVLLRATVRLVAPPAHTALAVLGYPDMAAAADDTPALLPHHPVALEGMDARLVEVVRTRRGPAAVPDVLPRGGGWLFAETGGTTPAEAADAARRLAAAADCVDSAVVTGPAATALWRIRESGAGLGGRTPAGEPAWPGWEDSAVPPERLGGYLRELSALMRQHGLDGLMYGHFGDGCLHCRIDFPLAERPRVLREFLLDAAALARRHGGSLSGEHGDGRARSELLPSMYSPEALAAMAAVKHAFDPGDLLNPGVVVRPRPLDADLRLPAAGRVPGRTTLAPGRTTLAPGRTTLAYPHDRGDFAAAVHRCVGVGACRADTTGAGGVMCPSYLATRDEKDSTRGRARVLQELVNGTLVKPDWRAPEVAESLDLCLSCKGCASDCPAGVDMATYKAEALYQRYRGRPRPVAHYALGRLPRWLRLVAPLSRPAGVLLGVPGVAALVRRAAGVDPRRPLPRPARTPFRRWWAARHRAGAGTPVLLWADTFTDYLAPGPGHAAVRVLEAAGYQVHLTPRPVCCGLTWLTTGQLDGARSQLRRTLDALEEALAAGWPIVGLEPSCTAVLRSDAAALLPGDPRVARAAAATRTLAELLTATPGWTPPDLRGVHAVAQPHCHQHAVLGWEADAELLRRAGAEVVAVGGCCGLAGDFGMAKGHYEVSAAVAETALLPAVRAAGPDAVLLADGFSCRTQLDHLAGRKALHLAELLASRLP, encoded by the coding sequence GTGGACACCTCGGTGCGGCGCCGGGCCGAGTACTCCTCGGACGCCTCCAACTACCGCGTGGTCCCCGCCGCCGTGGTCTTCCCGCGCGACGCCGCCGAGGCCGAGGCGGTGCTCGACGTGTGCCGCCGCACCGGGGTGCCGCTGACCCCGCGCGGCGCCGGCACGTCGATCGCCGGGAACGCCGTGGGCGCGGGCGTCGTCATGGACTTCTCCCGGCACATGGGCCGGGTGCTCGCCGTCGACCCCGAGGCGCGCACCGCCGTGGCGGAGCCGGGCGCGGTGCTGGACGCGGTGAGCGCCGCGGCGGCCCCGTACGGCCTGCGGTTCGGCCCGGACCCGTCCACGCACGCCCGGGCCACCGTCGGCGGAGCCCTGGGCAACAACGCCTGCGGCGCGCGGGCACTGGCGTACGGGCGGGCCGCCGACAACGTGGTGGAGCTGGACGTGCTGGCCGGCACCGGCAGCCGGCTGACGGCGGCCCGCGGCGCCCTCGACGGCCCGGGCGGTCCGGGTGGCACGGACGGTCCCCTCGGCGCCCTGGCCGGCCTCGTCCGCGACCGACTCGCCCTCGTCCGGACCGAGTTCGGCCGCTTCCCGCGCCAGGTGTCGGGCTACTCGCTGGAGCACCTGCTGCCGGAGAACGGCGCCGACCCGGCGCGCTTCCTGGTCGGCACCGAGGGCACCCTCGCGGTGCTGCTGCGCGCCACCGTGCGGCTGGTGGCGCCGCCCGCGCACACCGCGCTCGCCGTGCTCGGCTACCCCGACATGGCCGCGGCCGCCGACGACACGCCCGCCCTGCTGCCGCACCACCCCGTCGCCCTGGAGGGCATGGACGCCCGTCTGGTGGAGGTGGTGCGGACCCGGCGCGGCCCGGCCGCCGTGCCCGACGTGCTGCCGCGCGGCGGCGGCTGGCTCTTCGCCGAGACCGGCGGCACCACCCCGGCCGAGGCCGCCGACGCGGCCCGGCGGCTCGCCGCCGCCGCGGACTGCGTGGACAGCGCGGTGGTGACCGGCCCCGCGGCCACCGCCCTGTGGCGCATCCGGGAGTCCGGCGCGGGCCTGGGCGGCCGCACCCCGGCCGGGGAGCCGGCCTGGCCCGGCTGGGAGGACTCCGCGGTGCCGCCCGAACGCCTCGGCGGCTACCTGCGCGAACTCTCCGCCCTGATGCGGCAGCACGGCCTCGACGGCCTGATGTACGGGCACTTCGGCGACGGCTGCCTGCACTGCCGCATCGACTTCCCGCTCGCCGAACGGCCGCGCGTGCTGAGGGAGTTCCTGCTGGACGCGGCGGCGCTGGCCCGGCGGCACGGCGGCTCGCTGTCGGGTGAGCACGGCGACGGGCGGGCCCGCTCCGAGCTGCTGCCGTCGATGTACTCCCCGGAGGCGCTGGCCGCGATGGCCGCCGTCAAGCACGCCTTCGACCCCGGCGACCTGCTCAACCCCGGGGTGGTGGTGCGGCCCCGGCCGCTCGACGCCGACCTGCGGCTGCCCGCCGCCGGCCGCGTGCCCGGCCGTACCACCCTCGCGCCCGGCCGTACCACCCTTGCGCCCGGCCGTACCACCCTTGCCTACCCGCACGACCGGGGCGATTTCGCCGCCGCTGTGCACCGCTGCGTCGGCGTCGGCGCCTGCCGTGCCGACACCACCGGCGCGGGCGGTGTGATGTGCCCCTCCTACCTCGCCACCCGGGACGAGAAGGACTCCACCCGGGGCCGGGCCCGGGTGCTCCAGGAGCTCGTCAACGGCACGCTGGTGAAGCCCGACTGGCGGGCGCCGGAGGTCGCCGAGTCGCTCGACCTGTGCCTGTCGTGCAAGGGCTGCGCGAGCGACTGCCCGGCCGGGGTGGACATGGCGACGTACAAGGCGGAGGCGCTGTACCAGCGCTACCGGGGGCGGCCGCGCCCCGTCGCGCACTACGCGCTGGGCCGACTGCCGCGCTGGCTGCGGCTGGTGGCGCCGCTCTCCCGTCCGGCCGGGGTGCTGCTGGGCGTGCCGGGGGTGGCCGCGCTGGTCCGCCGGGCCGCCGGGGTCGACCCGCGCCGGCCGCTGCCGCGCCCGGCCCGCACCCCGTTCCGGCGCTGGTGGGCGGCGCGCCACCGCGCGGGCGCGGGGACGCCGGTGCTGCTGTGGGCGGACACCTTCACCGACTACCTGGCACCCGGCCCCGGCCACGCAGCCGTCCGCGTCCTGGAGGCCGCCGGATACCAGGTGCACCTCACGCCCCGGCCGGTGTGCTGCGGGCTGACCTGGCTCACCACCGGCCAACTGGACGGAGCGCGAAGCCAGTTGCGGCGCACGCTCGACGCACTGGAGGAGGCGCTGGCGGCGGGCTGGCCGATCGTCGGCCTGGAGCCCTCGTGCACGGCGGTGCTGCGGTCCGACGCCGCCGCCCTGCTGCCCGGCGACCCGCGGGTCGCCCGCGCGGCGGCGGCCACCCGCACCCTCGCCGAGCTGCTGACGGCCACCCCGGGGTGGACCCCGCCGGACCTGCGCGGGGTCCACGCGGTGGCCCAGCCGCACTGCCACCAGCACGCGGTGCTGGGCTGGGAGGCCGACGCCGAACTGCTGCGCCGGGCCGGGGCGGAGGTGGTGGCGGTGGGCGGCTGCTGCGGGCTGGCTGGCGACTTCGGCATGGCCAAGGGCCACTACGAGGTGTCGGCGGCGGTGGCCGAGACGGCCCTGCTGCCCGCCGTCCGGGCCGCCGGGCCGGACGCGGTCCTGCTGGCCGACGGCTTCTCCTGCCGTACCCAACTCGACCACCTGGCCGGACGGAAGGCCCTCCACCTCGCGGAACTCCTCGCCTCCCGGCTGCCGTAG
- a CDS encoding polysaccharide deacetylase family protein, with protein MTTASAHGLPDQVPAVVDSTTAPGLSVALTFDDGPHPVHTPRLLSVLRAHEVTAVFCLWGAHVLRHPDVVRRIVADGHVLGNHGMHHDDMSGWSADRVRADLVATSSAISAAVPGTPVPYFRAPYGNWGRTPGVARELGMVPLGWRLSVEDWVPPGADELLRRLEDGVDPGAVVLLHDAGGDRSQTVDAVEQLIPRLRSQGWEFTLPDVR; from the coding sequence GTGACCACCGCAAGCGCGCACGGGCTACCGGACCAGGTGCCCGCCGTCGTCGACTCCACCACCGCGCCGGGGCTGTCCGTGGCCCTGACCTTCGACGACGGTCCCCATCCGGTCCACACCCCGCGGCTGCTGTCGGTGCTGCGCGCCCACGAGGTCACGGCGGTCTTCTGCCTGTGGGGGGCGCACGTCCTGCGGCACCCGGACGTGGTGCGGCGGATCGTCGCCGACGGCCACGTCCTGGGCAACCACGGCATGCACCACGACGACATGTCCGGCTGGTCGGCGGACCGGGTCCGCGCCGACCTCGTGGCGACCTCCTCCGCGATCTCCGCCGCCGTCCCCGGCACGCCCGTGCCCTACTTCCGCGCCCCCTACGGCAACTGGGGCCGCACCCCGGGGGTCGCCCGCGAGCTGGGCATGGTCCCGCTGGGCTGGCGGCTGTCGGTGGAGGACTGGGTGCCGCCGGGCGCCGACGAACTGCTGCGCCGGCTGGAGGACGGCGTCGACCCCGGCGCGGTGGTGCTGCTGCACGACGCGGGCGGCGACCGCAGCCAGACCGTCGACGCCGTCGAACAGCTGATCCCCCGACTGCGCTCCCAGGGCTGGGAGTTCACCCTCCCGGACGTCCGCTGA
- a CDS encoding extracellular catalytic domain type 1 short-chain-length polyhydroxyalkanoate depolymerase, with product MLRKNGKSPAGRLLAVLLTGIAPLLAAFLLTATSPTTAHAASLTEVTGFGANPSGLRMYVYVPNSAPAHPAVLVAVHQCTGSGPGFYSGTEFASLADRYGFIVVYPSATRSGSCFDVSSPQALTRGGGSDPVGIMSMVTYTEQHYGGDADRVYVTGASSGAMMTNVLAGDYPDVFKAGAAFMGVPFGCFATTDGSSWNSTCSSGQSIKTAQEWGDLARSGDPGYTGARPRMQLWHGTADTTLSYPNFGEEIKQWTNVLGVSQTPVLTDHPQSTWTRTRYGSAGTQAPVEGVSVQGAGHTLPTSGMAAAAIAFFGLDGSGGTTTGGTTAGTTAGTTAGTSSGTTAGTSAGTTAGTTAGTSSGTTAGSSSGTTGGTTPPSAGCSAVYQTVSAWTGGYQAQVTVTDTGTSALSGWTVSWTQPSGQTITSLWNGTQTTSGSQVTVTNASYNGTVAAGAGTAFGYTVSGAGQPPAGLAVTCQAH from the coding sequence ATGCTCCGGAAGAACGGGAAGAGCCCAGCAGGACGGCTGCTGGCCGTCCTGCTGACGGGAATCGCGCCGCTGCTGGCCGCGTTCCTGCTGACCGCCACCTCGCCCACGACCGCGCACGCCGCCTCACTGACCGAGGTCACCGGCTTCGGCGCCAACCCGAGCGGCCTGCGCATGTACGTGTACGTCCCGAACAGCGCGCCCGCGCACCCGGCGGTCCTCGTCGCCGTCCACCAGTGCACCGGCTCCGGCCCCGGCTTCTACTCCGGCACCGAGTTCGCCTCGCTCGCCGACCGGTACGGGTTCATCGTGGTCTACCCGTCGGCGACCCGCAGCGGCAGCTGCTTCGACGTCTCCTCACCGCAGGCCCTCACCCGCGGCGGCGGCAGCGACCCGGTCGGCATCATGTCGATGGTCACCTACACCGAGCAGCACTACGGCGGCGACGCCGACCGGGTGTACGTCACCGGCGCCTCCTCCGGCGCGATGATGACCAACGTGCTGGCCGGCGACTACCCGGACGTCTTCAAGGCGGGCGCCGCCTTCATGGGCGTGCCCTTCGGCTGCTTCGCCACCACCGACGGCTCCTCCTGGAACAGCACCTGCTCCAGCGGGCAGTCGATCAAGACCGCGCAGGAGTGGGGCGATCTGGCCCGCTCCGGCGACCCGGGCTACACCGGCGCCCGGCCGCGCATGCAGCTGTGGCACGGCACCGCGGACACCACGCTCTCCTACCCGAACTTCGGTGAGGAGATCAAGCAGTGGACCAACGTGCTCGGGGTGAGCCAGACCCCGGTCCTCACCGACCACCCGCAGTCCACCTGGACCCGCACCCGCTACGGCTCCGCCGGCACCCAGGCCCCGGTCGAGGGCGTCAGCGTCCAGGGCGCCGGGCACACCCTGCCGACCAGCGGCATGGCGGCAGCGGCCATCGCGTTCTTCGGCCTCGACGGCAGCGGCGGTACGACGACCGGCGGCACGACGGCCGGAACGACGGCGGGCACGACGGCCGGAACCTCCTCCGGCACGACGGCCGGAACCTCCGCCGGCACGACCGCCGGAACGACCGCCGGAACCTCGTCGGGAACGACGGCCGGGTCGTCCTCAGGTACGACCGGTGGCACGACTCCGCCGAGCGCCGGGTGTTCGGCGGTGTACCAGACGGTGAGCGCGTGGACCGGTGGATACCAGGCACAGGTGACGGTGACGGACACCGGGACGTCGGCGTTGTCCGGGTGGACGGTCTCGTGGACGCAACCCTCGGGCCAGACGATCACCAGCCTGTGGAACGGCACCCAGACCACCTCCGGAAGCCAGGTCACCGTGACCAACGCGAGCTACAACGGCACCGTGGCCGCCGGGGCCGGCACCGCCTTCGGCTACACCGTCAGCGGCGCCGGCCAGCCCCCCGCCGGCCTGGCCGTCACCTGCCAGGCCCACTGA
- a CDS encoding glycoside hydrolase family 3 protein, translating into MAVEAEGLMNPVDPEAPVDPEGVESMDEEARELRRLAYAVLMPGFDGTEPPRWLLDALAGGLGSVCYFGHNLESAEQTARLSEAVHAAGEVLIAMDEEGGAVSRLHVRAGSPHVGAAVLGSAGDPELTRAVARNIARDVRAAGVDMALAPVLDVNSNPANPVIGVRSFGSDPDVVATHSVEFVRAFQDEGVAACAKHFPGHGDTSVDSHVGLPVVTVDLPTLRARDLPPFAAAVAAGVHAVMTSHIVFPALDDRMATVSPAVLGLLREDLGFDGVIVSDAMDMRAVTETLGLAGGTVAALAAGVDLVCLGNPGPGAGATGTDEEIFRTTADEVVAAVADGRLPRRRLAEAAARVRRLTTWCAQRREPDWAEYAAARQALRVRGEVAGTLRGEVRVVDVRRRRNIASGRLSGLTLRALAEALPGTVVDAVFAPTTGSEGRADAADLAAATAPPAAGPRPGDDLPVDVLVTGTPRTDPLEAAELDRQLALHPDAVVLCLGWPSGPDDIPAARRAVFTYGDSWPTARAATALLTGSR; encoded by the coding sequence GTGGCGGTCGAGGCGGAGGGCCTGATGAACCCGGTGGACCCGGAGGCCCCGGTGGACCCGGAGGGTGTCGAGAGCATGGACGAGGAGGCGCGGGAGCTGCGCCGGCTGGCGTACGCCGTACTCATGCCGGGGTTCGACGGCACGGAGCCGCCGCGATGGCTGCTCGACGCGCTGGCCGGGGGCCTCGGCAGCGTCTGCTACTTCGGGCACAACCTCGAATCCGCGGAGCAGACCGCGCGGCTGTCGGAGGCCGTCCACGCGGCCGGCGAGGTGCTGATCGCGATGGACGAGGAGGGCGGCGCCGTCTCCCGCCTGCACGTGCGCGCGGGCTCCCCGCACGTCGGCGCGGCGGTGCTCGGCAGCGCCGGCGACCCCGAGCTGACCCGGGCGGTGGCCCGCAACATCGCCCGCGACGTACGGGCCGCGGGCGTCGACATGGCGCTGGCCCCGGTGCTGGACGTCAACTCCAACCCGGCCAACCCGGTCATCGGGGTGCGCTCCTTCGGCTCGGACCCGGACGTGGTCGCGACGCACTCGGTGGAGTTCGTCAGGGCGTTCCAGGACGAGGGCGTGGCGGCCTGCGCCAAGCACTTCCCCGGGCACGGCGACACCTCGGTGGACTCGCACGTCGGCCTGCCGGTCGTCACCGTGGACCTGCCGACCCTGCGGGCCCGGGACCTGCCGCCGTTCGCCGCCGCCGTGGCCGCGGGCGTGCACGCGGTGATGACCTCGCACATCGTCTTCCCGGCGCTGGACGACCGGATGGCGACGGTGAGCCCGGCCGTGCTGGGGCTGCTCCGCGAGGACCTGGGCTTCGACGGCGTCATCGTCTCCGACGCCATGGACATGCGGGCGGTCACCGAGACGCTCGGCCTGGCCGGCGGCACGGTCGCGGCCCTGGCCGCCGGCGTCGACCTGGTGTGCCTGGGCAACCCGGGGCCGGGCGCGGGCGCCACGGGCACGGACGAGGAGATCTTCCGGACCACGGCCGACGAGGTCGTGGCGGCCGTCGCCGACGGCCGGCTGCCGCGGCGGCGGCTGGCGGAGGCGGCGGCGCGGGTGCGCCGGCTGACCACGTGGTGCGCCCAGCGGCGCGAGCCCGACTGGGCGGAGTACGCCGCCGCCCGGCAGGCACTGCGGGTGCGCGGCGAGGTCGCGGGGACGCTGCGCGGCGAGGTCCGTGTCGTGGACGTGCGGCGGCGCCGGAACATCGCCTCCGGGCGGCTGTCCGGGCTGACCCTGCGGGCGCTGGCCGAGGCACTGCCGGGCACGGTGGTGGACGCGGTGTTCGCACCCACCACCGGCTCCGAGGGCCGCGCCGACGCCGCCGACCTCGCGGCCGCCACCGCTCCCCCGGCCGCCGGACCCCGCCCGGGTGACGACCTCCCGGTGGACGTGCTGGTCACCGGCACCCCCCGGACCGACCCGCTGGAGGCGGCCGAGCTGGACCGCCAACTGGCCCTGCACCCGGACGCCGTCGTGCTGTGCCTCGGCTGGCCCAGCGGCCCGGACGACATCCCGGCGGCCCGCCGCGCGGTCTTCACCTACGGCGACTCCTGGCCCACCGCCCGCGCGGCCACCGCTCTCCTGACCGGCTCCCGCTGA
- a CDS encoding carbohydrate ABC transporter permease, with protein sequence MSARRSSTAGVVGKYTGAAAVLLFTLFPVWFMLSTAFNGRAASGTDSLFPTHFTFSHFTKALKPGASGGFGHYMLNSAIVTVIVVVATCLLALLGAVAMARFRFRLRTTVLVLILVVQMLPAEALVIPLFLQMKDMRMLNSLLGLAIVYTAFSLPFAIWNLRGFVAAVPVELEEAAYLDGCSWFRMFRSVLLPLVVPGLVATAAFAFVLAWEEFTFALTFLSDQSQMTVGVGLAEFLGQNTNDWGGLMAASTLVTLPVVVVFVLAQRKLTVGLVAGAVK encoded by the coding sequence ATGAGCGCACGACGCTCCTCGACCGCCGGTGTCGTCGGCAAGTACACCGGTGCGGCCGCCGTCCTGCTCTTCACGCTGTTCCCGGTGTGGTTCATGCTGTCCACGGCCTTCAACGGCCGGGCCGCCTCGGGCACCGACAGCCTGTTCCCGACGCACTTCACGTTCAGCCACTTCACGAAGGCGCTGAAGCCGGGTGCCTCCGGCGGCTTCGGCCACTACATGCTCAACTCCGCGATCGTCACGGTGATCGTGGTCGTCGCCACCTGCCTGCTGGCGCTGCTGGGCGCGGTGGCCATGGCCCGGTTCCGGTTCCGGCTGCGCACCACGGTGCTGGTGCTGATCCTGGTCGTGCAGATGCTGCCGGCCGAGGCGCTGGTCATCCCGCTGTTCCTGCAGATGAAGGACATGCGGATGCTCAACTCGCTGCTGGGGCTGGCGATCGTCTACACCGCGTTCTCGCTGCCGTTCGCGATCTGGAACCTGCGCGGGTTCGTGGCCGCCGTGCCGGTGGAGCTGGAGGAGGCCGCGTACCTGGACGGCTGCTCGTGGTTCCGGATGTTCCGCTCGGTGCTGCTTCCGCTGGTGGTGCCCGGGCTGGTGGCCACCGCCGCGTTCGCCTTCGTGCTGGCGTGGGAGGAGTTCACCTTCGCGCTGACCTTCCTCTCCGACCAGAGCCAGATGACGGTGGGCGTCGGCCTGGCGGAGTTCCTCGGCCAGAACACCAACGACTGGGGCGGCCTGATGGCGGCGTCCACCCTGGTCACGCTGCCGGTCGTGGTGGTCTTCGTACTGGCCCAGCGCAAGCTCACCGTCGGCCTGGTGGCGGGCGCGGTGAAGTAG
- a CDS encoding carbohydrate ABC transporter permease encodes MEDVSAAGTRPLPAAAGEARRPARRGPSLLVRLRPWLLLAAPLAVIAALLLYPIIRVVYLSFQEYGLKEIISGHPRFVGLDNYREAVSGDYLWKTVLPNTVLFAVVAVAGTVGVGTLVALLLQHLGRRMRAAVIGAALVAWALPAVTGTYVWMWIFDPDSGVVRHALQGAGLLGPDGYNWFTNRLSFYAIAELNVIHHSYPFVAVTLFAGMTTVPQELYEAARLDGTTAWQRFWQITVPVLRPVFAVVTVLSTIWDFKVFTQIYLMPGGSGTNPDVLNLGVWSYMKAINQNQYGLGAAIAVLLTLLLLAITAVYLRVLFREEEIG; translated from the coding sequence GTGGAGGACGTCTCCGCGGCCGGCACGCGCCCTCTCCCCGCAGCCGCGGGTGAGGCGCGCCGCCCGGCCCGGCGCGGCCCCTCGCTGCTCGTGCGGCTGCGGCCCTGGCTGCTGCTGGCCGCGCCGCTGGCGGTGATCGCCGCGCTGCTGCTCTACCCGATCATCCGCGTGGTCTACCTGTCCTTCCAGGAGTACGGGCTCAAGGAGATCATCTCCGGCCACCCGCGCTTCGTCGGCCTGGACAACTACCGCGAGGCCGTCTCCGGCGACTACCTGTGGAAGACGGTGCTGCCCAACACGGTGCTGTTCGCCGTGGTCGCGGTGGCCGGCACGGTCGGCGTCGGCACCCTGGTGGCGCTGCTGCTCCAGCACCTCGGCCGGCGGATGCGGGCCGCGGTCATCGGCGCCGCGCTGGTGGCGTGGGCGCTGCCCGCCGTCACCGGCACCTACGTGTGGATGTGGATCTTCGACCCGGACTCCGGGGTGGTGCGGCACGCCCTCCAGGGCGCCGGGCTGCTCGGCCCGGACGGCTACAACTGGTTCACGAACCGGCTGTCGTTCTACGCCATCGCCGAGCTGAACGTGATCCACCACAGCTACCCGTTCGTGGCCGTCACCCTCTTCGCGGGCATGACCACGGTCCCGCAGGAGCTGTACGAGGCGGCCCGGCTGGACGGCACCACCGCCTGGCAGCGGTTCTGGCAGATCACCGTGCCGGTGCTGCGCCCGGTCTTCGCCGTGGTGACGGTCCTCTCCACGATCTGGGACTTCAAGGTCTTCACGCAGATCTACCTGATGCCCGGCGGCTCCGGCACCAACCCGGACGTGCTCAACCTGGGCGTGTGGTCGTACATGAAGGCCATCAACCAGAACCAGTACGGGCTCGGCGCGGCCATCGCCGTGCTGCTGACGCTGCTGCTGCTGGCCATCACCGCGGTCTACCTGCGGGTGCTGTTCCGAGAGGAGGAGATCGGATGA